One genomic window of Myxococcus xanthus includes the following:
- a CDS encoding PilW family protein: protein MNAPRTHARRGFTLIELLVGITVSSVVLLAVAGTIIAVNNIFQSNTVSKTAVEGSRVGSDFLNRTLRYAGYGLDPAIAFDFGTMGLPEARKDNYTQEVEDWGNFVTDDLAFRYRDPMFLRRGQLDGTGAEPFQLELEPAATFGQPLRQGQAMLIACPGGQDYFLGRLTADVAADGTSATLNTALAAGLPGDVPKSCMTDTGRMPFVMLVHEKRLRVEAYGGRPYLVVKHGWAENADFDPIAVDVESFQVSYQMNRPPANSACCAGLPAPDGAVGSGMAWVLGDEDAVVLPKYDDHVPAPTYSTPYDAPLRYNMNPANIRSVGVGLTVRSARPLPSGTKNQGRRLFNADPVNPEDMFFRTTVETSVRIPNMTSRAFFIPELRAEGVAGDIKNVWGG from the coding sequence GTGAACGCCCCCAGGACGCACGCGCGCCGCGGCTTCACGCTCATCGAGTTGCTGGTCGGCATCACCGTCTCCTCGGTGGTGCTGCTGGCGGTGGCGGGGACCATCATCGCCGTCAACAACATCTTCCAGAGCAACACCGTCTCCAAGACGGCCGTCGAAGGCAGCCGCGTGGGCTCCGACTTCCTCAACCGCACGCTGCGCTACGCGGGCTACGGGCTGGACCCCGCCATCGCCTTCGACTTCGGCACGATGGGCCTGCCGGAGGCCCGCAAGGACAACTACACGCAGGAAGTGGAGGACTGGGGCAACTTCGTCACCGACGACCTGGCCTTCCGCTACCGCGACCCGATGTTCCTGCGCCGCGGCCAGCTCGACGGCACCGGGGCGGAGCCCTTCCAGTTGGAGCTGGAGCCCGCCGCGACCTTCGGCCAGCCGCTGCGCCAGGGGCAGGCCATGCTCATCGCCTGTCCGGGCGGTCAGGACTACTTCCTCGGGCGGCTGACGGCGGACGTTGCCGCGGATGGCACCAGCGCCACGCTGAACACCGCGCTCGCCGCGGGCCTCCCTGGCGATGTGCCCAAGTCCTGCATGACGGACACCGGCCGCATGCCCTTCGTCATGCTGGTGCATGAGAAGCGGCTGCGCGTGGAGGCGTACGGTGGGCGCCCGTACCTGGTGGTGAAGCACGGCTGGGCGGAGAACGCCGACTTCGACCCCATCGCCGTGGACGTGGAGTCCTTCCAGGTCAGCTACCAGATGAACCGGCCGCCCGCGAATTCCGCCTGCTGCGCCGGCCTGCCCGCGCCCGACGGCGCCGTGGGCAGCGGCATGGCCTGGGTGCTGGGTGACGAGGACGCCGTCGTGCTGCCCAAGTACGACGACCACGTTCCCGCACCCACGTACAGCACGCCGTACGACGCGCCCCTCCGCTACAACATGAACCCAGCCAACATCCGTTCGGTGGGCGTGGGCCTCACGGTGCGCTCGGCGCGCCCGCTGCCCTCAGGCACGAAGAACCAGGGCCGCAGGCTCTTCAACGCGGACCCCGTGAATCCCGAGGACATGTTCTTCCGCACCACCGTGGAGACGTCCGTCCGCATTCCCAACATGACGTCCCGCGCCTTCTTCATCCCCGAGCTGCGCGCCGAAGGCGTCGCCGGTGACATCAAGAACGTCTGGGGAGGCTAG
- a CDS encoding type IV pilus modification PilV family protein — protein MRRLNPASRRAHMRGATLIEGMAAAAILAMGISGVFGGLIFASQQNAAANRLSQASAIASQVRSGIQLQGRARLFADVGPLSSARCAGAAETLELAGGLATLPDACVVDLDAFETAAGDPLLRVVPGYSPEESEHYRRVLVWTPAQAIDSVAVVVSFRSAGQRRYVKQFVALYNPAENGAGVEL, from the coding sequence ATGAGGCGCCTGAATCCCGCATCCCGCCGAGCCCACATGCGCGGCGCCACGCTCATCGAAGGCATGGCGGCCGCCGCCATCCTCGCCATGGGCATCAGCGGCGTCTTCGGCGGGCTCATCTTCGCCAGCCAGCAGAACGCCGCCGCCAACCGCCTGTCGCAGGCCAGCGCCATCGCCTCGCAGGTGCGCTCCGGCATCCAGCTCCAGGGGCGCGCCCGCCTCTTCGCGGACGTCGGGCCGCTGTCCAGCGCGCGCTGCGCCGGCGCCGCGGAGACGCTCGAGCTGGCCGGCGGCCTCGCGACCCTGCCCGACGCCTGCGTCGTGGACCTGGACGCCTTCGAGACCGCGGCCGGAGACCCGCTGCTCCGCGTGGTGCCCGGCTACTCGCCGGAGGAGAGCGAGCACTACCGCCGCGTCCTCGTCTGGACGCCGGCGCAGGCCATCGACTCGGTCGCGGTGGTGGTGTCCTTCCGCAGCGCCGGCCAGCGCCGCTACGTCAAGCAGTTCGTCGCGCTCTACAACCCGGCGGAGAACGGCGCGGGGGTGGAGCTGTGA
- a CDS encoding prepilin-type N-terminal cleavage/methylation domain-containing protein, which translates to MSRRDARGMTLLEVSIVLAIIAVLAALAYAGYAQLSARAGPQNAAADLSGALAEARARAVDRQADVWLIIYPDINPEGQAGAGHGAWFLLEDRLRNFGDAAGAGGQLSFGTFSPPLDIQPSADQGRLMDAMYMDRYSQRTVRFGASGNLAWTGIFEGLAPTACSFCSGAPRRGAIVFRGDGSARFVDGAGQPVIPAGNGAVNRAASLALLSTDGQREYLFAVSAPVGFVDMRVNR; encoded by the coding sequence GTGAGCCGGCGCGACGCACGCGGAATGACGCTGCTGGAGGTCAGCATCGTCCTCGCCATCATCGCGGTGCTGGCCGCGCTGGCCTACGCGGGCTACGCGCAGCTCAGCGCGCGGGCGGGTCCGCAGAACGCGGCCGCCGACCTGTCCGGCGCGCTCGCCGAGGCCCGGGCCCGCGCCGTGGACCGTCAGGCCGACGTGTGGCTCATCATCTACCCGGACATCAATCCGGAGGGTCAGGCCGGCGCGGGCCATGGCGCCTGGTTCCTGCTGGAGGACCGCCTGCGCAACTTCGGAGACGCCGCGGGCGCCGGCGGACAGCTGAGCTTCGGCACCTTCTCGCCCCCGCTGGACATCCAGCCTTCCGCGGACCAGGGCCGGTTGATGGACGCCATGTACATGGACCGCTACTCGCAGCGCACCGTGCGCTTCGGCGCCAGCGGCAACCTGGCGTGGACCGGCATCTTCGAGGGACTGGCCCCCACGGCCTGCAGCTTCTGCAGCGGCGCGCCGCGGCGGGGCGCCATCGTCTTCCGCGGTGACGGCTCCGCGCGCTTCGTGGACGGCGCGGGCCAGCCAGTCATCCCCGCCGGCAACGGCGCCGTGAATCGGGCCGCGTCGCTGGCCCTTCTCTCCACCGACGGGCAGCGCGAATACCTCTTCGCCGTCTCCGCGCCCGTTGGCTTCGTCGACATGAGGGTCAACCGATGA
- a CDS encoding pilus assembly protein N-terminal domain-containing protein — MPLLTVFPTPSQKYRSRAPRWKLWAPLALTLAASAAWAQDAATAAAPEPDYAVEAKNAQPSGLVVQVEPLHQTQFIVENAERVRVQSSAVVEASLGEPNQIMVQGLSLGVSEVLVWRQGSRQPLSVRVEVAK; from the coding sequence ATGCCCTTGCTCACAGTTTTTCCGACGCCTTCCCAGAAGTACCGTTCCCGCGCGCCCCGCTGGAAGCTGTGGGCGCCCCTGGCACTGACGCTGGCCGCCTCCGCCGCGTGGGCCCAGGACGCCGCCACCGCCGCCGCGCCTGAGCCGGACTACGCCGTCGAGGCGAAGAACGCGCAGCCGTCCGGCCTGGTGGTGCAGGTGGAGCCCCTTCATCAGACGCAGTTCATCGTGGAGAACGCCGAGCGCGTGAGGGTCCAGTCCTCCGCGGTGGTCGAGGCGTCGCTCGGTGAGCCGAATCAAATCATGGTCCAGGGGCTGAGCCTGGGCGTGTCCGAGGTGCTCGTGTGGCGCCAGGGCAGCAGGCAGCCCCTGAGCGTGCGCGTGGAGGTCGCCAAGTGA
- a CDS encoding peptide chain release factor family protein, producing the protein MSISPTRRQAALDALKLDDESLLKACEVDYFIASGPGGQHRNTTASGVRLTHAPTELSVSATERRSQVQNKGVALERLREGLKVLTFVPKVRRATKPTAGSKRRRLEGKKRTSEKKALRNSKSGW; encoded by the coding sequence ATGAGCATTTCACCCACCCGCCGGCAGGCCGCGCTGGACGCCCTCAAGCTGGACGACGAGTCCCTCCTGAAGGCGTGTGAGGTGGACTACTTCATCGCCTCGGGCCCGGGGGGCCAGCACCGCAACACCACCGCCAGCGGCGTGCGCCTCACGCATGCCCCCACCGAGTTGTCCGTCAGCGCCACCGAGCGCCGCAGCCAGGTGCAGAACAAGGGCGTGGCGCTGGAGCGTCTGCGCGAGGGACTCAAGGTCCTCACCTTCGTGCCCAAGGTGCGGCGGGCCACCAAGCCCACCGCCGGCTCCAAGCGGCGGCGCCTGGAAGGCAAGAAGCGCACCTCCGAAAAAAAGGCCCTGAGAAACAGCAAATCCGGCTGGTGA
- a CDS encoding COG1470 family protein produces the protein MTPSLRRSLFRGLFLVGSALALSCGSDGPFFRIAFDLPDTLTAIPGESLPVDITVRREGDDQSAFRINLQNAPEGVTLTPEIVLPEGEPSVTATATYSVAQDTQARGMMRAQLMATNATETFAASANIFLVILPPPVAQPDFSVTIEPRQLDLFAGQNEKVRITVTRAEGFTGPVTVALESPTRRISMPTVTIPADQTFVEPYIDTDRGMTRVPVAASITATSEDGRQASTGTTINVR, from the coding sequence ATGACCCCATCCCTCCGCCGGTCCCTTTTCCGGGGCCTGTTCCTCGTCGGCAGCGCGCTCGCTTTGTCCTGCGGCAGCGACGGGCCCTTCTTCCGCATCGCCTTTGACCTCCCCGACACCCTCACCGCCATTCCGGGCGAGAGCCTTCCGGTGGACATCACCGTGCGGCGCGAGGGCGACGACCAGAGCGCGTTCCGCATCAACCTCCAGAATGCGCCCGAGGGCGTGACGCTCACGCCGGAAATCGTCCTGCCCGAAGGCGAGCCCAGCGTCACCGCGACCGCCACCTACTCGGTGGCGCAGGACACGCAGGCCCGGGGCATGATGCGCGCCCAGCTGATGGCCACCAACGCCACGGAGACGTTCGCGGCCAGCGCCAACATCTTCCTCGTCATCCTTCCGCCGCCCGTGGCCCAGCCGGACTTCTCCGTCACCATCGAGCCGCGCCAGTTGGACCTGTTCGCCGGTCAGAACGAGAAGGTGCGCATCACCGTGACGCGGGCGGAGGGCTTCACCGGCCCCGTCACCGTCGCCCTGGAATCGCCCACCCGCCGCATCAGCATGCCCACGGTCACCATCCCCGCGGACCAGACGTTCGTGGAGCCCTACATCGACACCGACCGCGGCATGACCCGCGTGCCCGTCGCCGCCTCCATCACCGCCACCAGCGAGGACGGACGGCAGGCCAGCACGGGCACCACCATCAACGTGCGCTAG
- a CDS encoding histone deacetylase family protein, with the protein MRVFHSDSYEVPLPPGHRFPMEKYRLLREALLERGVLTPESLTESTPCPRQDLARVHTPRYLDALSQGTLTDAEQRRLGFPWSPELMRRFSAAVAGTLDAARAALQDGIGGNLSGGTHHGFPDHGEGFCVFNDIAVAIRVLQASRDIRRAVVVDLDVHQGNGTAAVFTGDDSVFTFSMHGENNFPFRKQPSHLDVGLPDGTGDAAYLDALALHLPEVLDSAGACILFFQAGVDPLTEDALGRLSLTHAGLRARDRLVLEAARQRGIPAVLTLGGGYAKPLSATIDAHVGTYEVARALFR; encoded by the coding sequence GTGCGCGTCTTCCATTCGGACAGCTACGAAGTCCCGTTGCCTCCCGGCCACCGCTTCCCCATGGAGAAGTACCGGCTGCTGCGCGAGGCGCTCCTGGAGCGGGGCGTGCTCACCCCGGAATCCCTCACCGAATCCACGCCCTGCCCACGCCAGGACCTCGCGCGCGTCCACACGCCCCGCTACCTCGACGCGCTGTCCCAGGGCACCCTCACCGACGCCGAGCAACGGCGCCTCGGCTTCCCCTGGTCCCCCGAGCTGATGCGGCGCTTCTCCGCCGCGGTGGCGGGCACCCTCGACGCCGCCCGCGCGGCGCTCCAGGACGGCATCGGCGGCAACCTCTCCGGCGGCACGCACCACGGCTTTCCGGACCACGGCGAGGGCTTCTGCGTCTTCAATGACATCGCGGTGGCCATCCGCGTGCTCCAGGCCTCGCGTGACATCCGCCGGGCCGTGGTGGTGGACCTGGACGTCCACCAGGGCAACGGCACCGCCGCCGTCTTCACCGGCGACGACTCCGTCTTCACCTTCTCCATGCACGGAGAAAACAACTTCCCCTTCCGCAAGCAGCCCTCCCACCTCGACGTGGGCCTGCCAGACGGCACGGGAGACGCGGCATACCTGGACGCGCTCGCCCTGCACCTGCCCGAGGTGCTCGACAGCGCGGGCGCCTGCATCCTCTTCTTCCAGGCGGGCGTGGACCCGCTCACGGAAGACGCGCTGGGACGGCTGTCCCTCACTCACGCCGGACTGAGAGCGCGCGACAGGCTGGTGCTCGAGGCCGCACGCCAACGGGGCATCCCCGCGGTGCTCACCCTGGGCGGCGGCTACGCGAAACCCCTGTCCGCCACGATTGATGCGCACGTGGGCACCTATGAAGTGGCCCGTGCGCTGTTCCGCTGA
- a CDS encoding vWA domain-containing protein — MDRKSLSRAALSAALVTALSAALSLAEESPILKPVEKPAPAKTATPAAQAKPAPNQKPAQPAPSQQQQVPAAARPEIEVVFVLDTTGSMSGLLEGAKRKIYSIASRIAQGRPTPHLKVGLVAYRDVGDDYVTKRFDLSDDLDTVFANLRKFEAGGGGDTPEHVGRGLGEAVSKLSWSKNREVMKAIFLVGDAPPAQRNDDWDFKHWAKKAREKHIVVNTVRCGGDAETEASWRFVAKLTDGTFDSIDQGGGMVAVATPYDAELAKVNAELATKTLYTGRREVQAENMARAASMGALAPEAAAERISYMKKTRGGGAAGAPASSAPKAVGGAVDLVEAPSALDGVKADELPTELKGMSKEAQVAKVRALSEEKKALEKKAETLAAEREAWLTKNAPEKEDAFDANVMKGVKAQAARYNIAY; from the coding sequence ATGGACCGCAAGTCCCTGTCGCGCGCCGCGCTGTCGGCCGCGCTCGTCACCGCTCTGTCCGCTGCCCTGTCCCTGGCCGAGGAGAGCCCGATTCTCAAGCCCGTGGAGAAGCCCGCGCCCGCCAAGACGGCGACGCCGGCCGCTCAGGCGAAGCCCGCTCCGAACCAGAAGCCCGCGCAGCCGGCGCCGTCCCAGCAGCAGCAGGTCCCCGCCGCCGCCCGGCCGGAGATTGAAGTGGTGTTCGTGCTGGATACGACGGGCTCGATGAGCGGGCTGCTGGAGGGGGCGAAGCGGAAAATCTATTCCATCGCCTCGCGCATCGCGCAGGGCCGTCCGACGCCGCACCTGAAGGTGGGGCTGGTGGCCTACCGCGACGTGGGCGACGACTACGTCACGAAGCGCTTCGACCTGAGCGACGACCTGGACACGGTGTTCGCCAACCTGCGCAAGTTCGAGGCGGGTGGCGGCGGGGATACGCCCGAGCATGTGGGGCGCGGGCTGGGCGAGGCCGTGTCCAAGCTGTCCTGGAGCAAGAACCGCGAGGTGATGAAGGCCATCTTCCTGGTGGGGGACGCGCCCCCGGCGCAGCGCAACGACGACTGGGACTTCAAGCACTGGGCGAAGAAGGCCCGGGAGAAGCACATCGTCGTGAACACCGTGCGGTGCGGCGGGGATGCAGAGACGGAGGCGTCGTGGCGGTTCGTGGCGAAGCTGACGGACGGCACCTTCGACTCCATTGACCAGGGCGGTGGCATGGTCGCCGTCGCCACGCCGTATGACGCGGAGCTGGCGAAGGTGAACGCGGAGCTGGCCACCAAGACGCTCTACACGGGCCGCAGGGAGGTCCAGGCGGAGAACATGGCGCGCGCCGCTTCCATGGGGGCGCTGGCGCCGGAGGCGGCGGCCGAGCGCATCAGCTACATGAAGAAGACGCGCGGCGGTGGGGCCGCGGGAGCCCCCGCGAGCAGCGCGCCCAAGGCGGTGGGCGGCGCGGTGGACCTGGTGGAGGCGCCGTCCGCGCTGGATGGCGTGAAAGCGGACGAGCTCCCCACCGAGCTCAAGGGCATGTCCAAGGAGGCTCAGGTCGCGAAGGTGAGGGCGCTCTCCGAGGAGAAGAAGGCGCTGGAGAAGAAGGCGGAGACGCTGGCCGCGGAGCGCGAGGCGTGGCTGACGAAGAACGCTCCCGAGAAGGAGGACGCCTTCGACGCCAACGTGATGAAGGGCGTGAAGGCGCAGGCCGCCCGCTACAACATCGCCTACTGA
- a CDS encoding alpha/beta fold hydrolase, translating into MPIAELNGQGIYFEDSGGNGRPIILGHGFLMDHRMFDAQVAALAPEFRVIRWDARGFGQTRWDGKPFTPWDSAADCVALLDHLGIERAVVGGMSQGGYSALRVALKHPERVRALVLLSTRGTNDDAPTRAAYQQSADIWETQGPIDPLVQGLAQAIIGDTRYFDTWLPRWRQIPGGHFANAIRSLIDRDDISGRLTEIRCPAIVFHGLEDHGMPPVHGEHLHQTLPGSVRFVPVPGAAHAANMTHPEAVNPALLEFLRAHA; encoded by the coding sequence ATGCCCATCGCCGAGCTGAATGGACAGGGAATCTACTTCGAGGACTCCGGTGGAAACGGCCGGCCCATCATCCTGGGCCATGGCTTCCTCATGGACCACCGGATGTTCGACGCGCAGGTGGCGGCGCTCGCTCCCGAGTTCCGCGTCATCCGCTGGGATGCCCGCGGCTTCGGGCAGACACGCTGGGACGGCAAGCCCTTCACGCCGTGGGACTCGGCCGCGGACTGCGTGGCGCTGCTGGACCACCTGGGCATCGAGCGAGCCGTCGTGGGCGGCATGTCCCAGGGCGGATACAGCGCGCTGCGCGTGGCGCTGAAGCACCCCGAGCGCGTCCGGGCGCTGGTGCTGCTGAGCACCCGGGGCACCAACGACGACGCACCCACCCGCGCCGCCTACCAGCAGTCCGCCGACATCTGGGAGACGCAGGGCCCCATCGACCCGCTGGTGCAGGGGCTGGCACAGGCCATCATCGGGGACACGCGCTACTTCGACACCTGGCTGCCACGCTGGCGGCAAATCCCCGGCGGACACTTCGCCAACGCCATCCGCTCGCTCATCGACCGGGACGACATCTCCGGACGGCTGACGGAGATTCGCTGCCCCGCCATCGTCTTCCACGGGCTGGAGGACCACGGCATGCCCCCGGTCCACGGCGAGCACCTGCACCAGACGCTGCCCGGCAGCGTGCGCTTCGTCCCGGTTCCCGGCGCCGCACACGCGGCGAACATGACGCACCCGGAAGCCGTCAATCCGGCGCTGCTGGAGTTCCTGCGCGCCCACGCCTGA